One window of Triticum dicoccoides isolate Atlit2015 ecotype Zavitan chromosome 5A, WEW_v2.0, whole genome shotgun sequence genomic DNA carries:
- the LOC119296882 gene encoding ribosomal protein S12, mitochondrial-like, with product MPTKNQLIRHGREEKRRTDRTRASDQCPQKQGVCLRVSTRTPKKPNSALRKIAKVRLSNRHDIFSHIPGEGHNSQEHSIVLVRGGRVKDSPGVKSHRIRGVKDLLGIPDRRKGRSKYGAERPKSK from the coding sequence ATGCCTACAAAAAATCAATTGATTCGTCATGGTAGAGAAGAAAAACGGCGCACGGACCGTACTCGAGCTTCGGATCAATGTCCCCAGAAGCAAGGAGTATGCCTGCGTGTTTCGACGAGAACACCAAAAAAACCTAATTCAGCTCTACGTAAGATAGCAAAAGTACGGTTGAGCAATCGACATGATATATTTTCTCACATTCCAGGCGAAGGTCATAATTCGCAAGAACATTCTATAGTCTTAGTCAGAGGAGGTAGAGTGAAAGATTCGCCAGGTGTGAAATCCCATCGTATTCGAGGAGTCAAGGATTTGCTGGGAATTCCGGATCGTAGAAAGGGAAGATCTAAATATGGTGCAGAAAGACCTAAATCGAAATGA